ttgacaggACATTCGATTGTATTCCATGTGAATAtcaagaaggggaattacactgcagtgactttactaagacaatacctgcgggaaaaacagcaagatgcaaggtTGGAATCATTTGATTTACACAGGTTAGCTGAAGTGTATGATCTGATacacatgcttcaaacagttcaaaattaacattgagatgTTTGGTTGTTCAGTGGTCCcttggggcccatgggttgatgtattcTTGATCtttgtttataaacaaacatcaagggtacatgaTCCCATGTCCCCTTGTGACcggtgaacaacttatattgtaatCATCTCTAACACATCTTCATTTATTAACATATTATCCCAACACACCAAAATGGGTGCTTGATATAGGTTAGAGCTCCATCCTCTCGTCCATCCAAGATGATGGGGACAGATTTTCcgttattttgatatttttatggGGAAACAAACTTTGGTATGTGTTTTTAGGACGTTTATGCCTTGATGGAGTTCAAAACCAGAAACTGAGTTACAGTTGGTTAGagaattatttttttaacaCTTAGTGATTATATCTTCAATGGGGAGAAATTTTCTCAAATTGACATTACTAATAGGGAAATGAAATTTGGTATGTATTTTATGGGCACAAATACCTTTATGGAGTTCGAAAACAGTGCTTTGACTCTTTATAGTTATGGACCTTGTAATGCTTTTCTCAACTTAGTGTACAGTACCCACAGTGGGGACATATTTTCTCATGGCATGAATGTTGTAGCAGCATTAGAAAACAGGGACCATGTggtgggggatattgatgaacATGTCTTTCTGACTTAATGAATATTGATGAAGGTAAATAATATAATCATGGTACAGGGATGAgaaatttccgcggatccgcggaaatccgcgtttttttacatccccagggtcatttttctgaaacgtctaaatatatatacagtgttaatattgattttagaagccatatttagtgtgtaaaataCCAAAATCCCAGGAGCTTCCGGGGGGCTTTGCCCCCCTGGGCCCCTGACCAGGCTCCGCCCTGGACCTGGCTGGGGGCCGGTGGCCTCCACACCCCCGactagttttcagctgtaaatgaaaatttccattctcatccctgatGGTAACAGTGTCATCATTTTATAAACAATCATCATAGCAATAATATAAAGGTTATGTatcagtgtttttgtttgttgttatcaGGAAAAATTAGAGGTACTACAGGGATCCAGCCATAAACAAGTTTCTCTTCTAGAAGATGAACTAGCTCAAGTTTCTGCATTTAAAGATGAACTACAAAAATATGTACGGGAACTGGAACAGGCTAACGATGACTTAGAAAGAGCTAAAAGGTATGtcatttttgctttgtttgtgaATCAGTACAATATAGTATAATAGCAATAATGGCGTTTTCCTTCAGTGAGAAAAGAACGACACAAGCAGGTTGATCCTGATTTACATATTGTGCTTTGCTTGGTTCAGCTTTATAGATCCTTCTAACAGTTCTAAAACCAAATACTGAAAAAGCATTATGAACTTGAACTTTGTGACCGTTTTCCACTGGATGCTATGAGCATGACAATACTTGTTCTGTGATATGGCCAACTTATCACTGTTTCTCAAATATAACTTGTGTTATCACTGTTTTTTTGTCAGATGTCACATTTTAGCTGATCTGTACTTTGTTTTTAGTATTTAAAGATGAACTTTTTTTCAGAGCTACAGTTGTATCCCTTGAAGATTTTGAATCTAGATTAAATCAAGTAAGTAATTGTTTTTGTACTTTTTCAAGTAAGATTTGAAACAAACCCATTATGGTGCAGGCCTGTTTGATTTATTTCCAACAAGCAAGAAGGGGAAGATCATAATACCTGTTAGACTGAGTATAATGTATCTGATATATGAGACAGCTCTTGTAgatttgtgtcatccaacaatAACATGAATGCTTGTAGTCAGATTACTGATAAGCCACACAAACCTTAGCTTTACTCACATTTGTTTGTATGAGTTGTCATGAATGAAACAAGctggtgaaatattttcaagattGTTCGAGGGTATCAGTTCCTTCATGATGTGAATAATATTAATAGTATGGTTTTTGTATCCTACTTATAGTGTTATAAACAAAGGAACCACATGTACAAGTACCAAGAAAGTGTGAATTTAATCCCATACTAGGCTTTATACTGATATTGTAACGCTTGCAATGGTTACAGGCAATAGAAAGAAATGCATTCCTAGAAAGTGAACTGGATGAAAAGGAAACACTATCAGAGACAGTACAACGACTCAAGGATGAGGCAAGAGGTTAGTGAATAGACCATTGTTCTTTGAACttgtaggggtggtggggttgcccagtggttaaagttcatcatgctgaagatctgggttcaattccctacatggttaCAGTATGTGAAACCCAATTTCGGTGTTATAATTATAGTGATTTGGGGGGAACATTGCGAACAGTGTCATTGACTATATCATTTGTTTGCTCTAAACTAGATTACAGCTCCATTGTCTGTTATGGAGCCTGCAATGTAGAAATGTTGGATTCTATCAATTGCCAAGGCATGAGGCTTTGGGACCTCTGTGGTAGACAGTCTATACTTGGAGGTTAACAAACACTCCCTTGAACTATGCTGCATTAAACTTTTACAATAGTATATCActaaattactttcaaatcCAGCATACAATTGTGTTTTCAACCCCCTTTATGAAAATCTGTTTTGTAAACTGCCTAGCCTGGTTCCACCACTTGGAATCAGAATTCAACCATGCATATCTGCAGCAAACATTTCTCAATCTCAATATCATGCCACTGTGGCAGTGTTCATTAGTGAATGCAGAATTGATCTCGTCTCTATATGGCCGAAATAATGCTGAGGTGATGTGAAGCCCAACTCATATCACTCACTCGTAGCACTTGTCAAATAGATATAACAAAATAGAGGAGCATATAGTTtttagagttgtgacgattaccttccctgaaatgataacataacagcacattatatccagtacttttatttttctgtatacatGGACAAAATATCATGATATGTATCGTGGCATGGGCGTTACATCACAACTCTAATAGTTTACAAGCCATAAATGCTATTTTAGGTCAGCAATTTCGACTACTCGTGGGCAGGATACGTGGTAAAGTACAAATAGTCAATCATGAGATGTCAAGGTTTTGGAGTTTAAAGGCATCACAAtatctatctacctatctatctatctatatatatcttgCTGCCAccaatcaatatattttactggcACGATGTGCCTTTGAAAATACTGACTTGAAATACATCATGTCAACTCATTCCCTCCAGTAACTATTGCTTTATATCCTTGATACAGTCATTGGGAATCGTGAGTCTTGCTCAGAAAACATGGTAATGGCTAGAAGTAACCTACTACACAATTTTGTCTTCTTATTTCAGACTTGAGGCAAGAGATTGACGTTCGAGAACGCCAAGAATTAATGAGTACAAGCTGTGAGTCGATGACCGCCAGTGTTCACTTGGAACCAGAGGCCGCTGAACATGCTGATGGCAGTAACGGGATGACCCCACAGCGAATGGGAGACAGTGGATATAGTGGGTCCCACATGTCTACTACAGTGCCTTTGTCTCCCTCTACTCCTGTGGGTAGAGGTAAGATACAGACACTGTTACAAGCCGTACATGTCGTAGTTGTCAATGTTGTGCTTGTACATTTGTATTTGTCTGGGGCTGTGTTTCAGTTCACGTTTTCATTCTTGAgacactgtgtgtttgtgtgatgaAGGAAGATTCAGATGTGAGgcttgtttggattgtttctgCTTTAATACACTAATGAATACATTTTGATTAATAATTATGGTTTTAGATTGCAGATTATTAAGTTGCTTTCATGGTGATAAACCAGTGATAAGCATATAATAATTACACTATATTGAGTCCATTAACAAATATTATGGTAATGAACTGTATATCAGGATACAAGACTAAGAGTTTGTGATCAGTTTTATAAAATGATTTATTCTTAGTGAcctaataataatataatgtgaTTGGAAATTTTTGACAGTTAGTATGTCTTACAGTATCTGTTTACATGTGATCATATTCATGTAACATCAACGCAGCATGTTCTCTGACCAATGACTGTGTCTTAACAAGTGATATACTATCCATGTATTTATACTAACTTCCTGGACATATTATGATGGTAGCAGTGTACTTCACAACGTCAGGGCATCATGTATCACTCACCTCACTCATCCTCCTCTACACCAGCATGCTTGCCTGTACTAAGCTTTACTTTGTGTTTTCAAAGGCTATCCTAACAGTCAGTAACAAAATCTTCAGTTTCTACATAGCGAattatattaatgaaaatacaCAGTAGTCCATCATGCTCTTTTTGTGAATCAAAAGTGAAAAGGTAAAGTGGAATGAATAATTCTGACTTTACAATGTTTGATTACATGTATGGCTGCTTGAAAAAGATTATTGCTGCCTTGTTCATGTTTTCTGAACTATAACTTAAAGTATAAGATTAAATATACCGGTATGTGTACAAAGTGTACATTATCTTATTTTTCTGTGTGGCTTTGTGGCACTTTTTTTTACAACACTGTTGGACATGCTGGACTGATAATTAGATGTAAGATCTACAGATGCTTTGTctgttattgtttttgtaaTGGAAAGTTTGAGAATGGAAATTTCTTTTTGTTTAATAATACAGGTGTTGTAAAAAGTTCATTTTGATGTTGAATGTAACTGTTTTGGCAATTTGTGATGATTTGGCTTATATAATCAAAAGCTGGCAACTAAGTATAGCCTAGTGGATTGGCTTCAgagacatttggtgttgtgcgTTGACATAGTCTTGTAGTAGTTGTGTAAATATGGTGTGTGCATTGAGTAAAATGAGTGCATGTTAACTAGCTACTCATTGTGTTCATTTCTTACCAccagaacagtggaaagtttactCATTGGTTCATGTTAATGAATAGAATTCAGATAATTACAGTATGAAGCATTGTGACATAAGAATGAACTGTTATGTTTCTCtaaaatttgttttaatatttttgccAAATGTTGACTTAACTATGTTTTCCTGTAATTACAAGTAATGTGATACTGACAATGTAAGAGCCTATTTGTTTGAGGTTGCAGCTGACAGGAACATTCTAACATTTTCCAACTCCTCTGTTTAACATTACTAACTGTCAAGTGGAATATATAATTCATCGCTCATCCACTCATCAGCATGGGACTGCCACCACCTGTACATGAGTCTGCTACTTGGCTTGAATGACACCTGTTTTGCTTTGCAGGAGTCCCCAGCACGAGTTCTTCTGGTACACCTCTCACTCCTTCGGCGCGAATCTCGGCCCTAAACATTGTTGGAGATTTGTTGCGGAAAGTGGGTGTAAGTAGTCTATTGGCTGGCAGCCATATTGGCACCGGGATGCTGGTTGTGCATGGGATGCTGTTTCATCTAAAACGTGTTCCTTTAATAGTCACCTTGCATTGACTTCATTCCCTTCCCCTTTTGAACGAATGATGTGCATTATGAAGTAGAGGTAC
The nucleotide sequence above comes from Haliotis asinina isolate JCU_RB_2024 chromosome 5, JCU_Hal_asi_v2, whole genome shotgun sequence. Encoded proteins:
- the LOC137285105 gene encoding nuclear distribution protein nudE homolog 1-like isoform X2; translated protein: MSDDAKKFQTPEEELKYWRSLAEKFKQELEETKEELEEFQISSRELECELETQLEQLENKNKELMADKHRLTVECESLKEKLEVLQGSSHKQVSLLEDELAQVSAFKDELQKYVRELEQANDDLERAKRATVVSLEDFESRLNQAIERNAFLESELDEKETLSETVQRLKDEARDLRQEIDVRERQELMSTSCESMTASVHLEPEAAEHADGSNGMTPQRMGDSGYRVPSTSSSGTPLTPSARISALNIVGDLLRKVGALESKLASCRNFVKDQPRSGKVVAGSAVDSPRMKRMSRGGTMASQHSMKIPVS
- the LOC137285105 gene encoding nuclear distribution protein nudE homolog 1-like isoform X1, which gives rise to MSDDAKKFQTPEEELKYWRSLAEKFKQELEETKEELEEFQISSRELECELETQLEQLENKNKELMADKHRLTVECESLKEKLEVLQGSSHKQVSLLEDELAQVSAFKDELQKYVRELEQANDDLERAKRATVVSLEDFESRLNQAIERNAFLESELDEKETLSETVQRLKDEARDLRQEIDVRERQELMSTSCESMTASVHLEPEAAEHADGSNGMTPQRMGDSGYSGSHMSTTVPLSPSTPVGRGVPSTSSSGTPLTPSARISALNIVGDLLRKVGALESKLASCRNFVKDQPRSGKVVAGSAVDSPRMKRMSRGGTMASQHSMKIPVS
- the LOC137285105 gene encoding nuclear distribution protein nudE homolog 1-like isoform X3, translated to MSDDAKKFQTPEEELKYWRSLAEKFKQELEETKEELEEFQISSRELECELETQLEQLENKNKELMADKHRLTVECESLKEKLEVLQGSSHKQVSLLEDELAQVSAFKDELQKYVRELEQANDDLERAKRATVVSLEDFESRLNQAIERNAFLESELDEKETLSETVQRLKDEARDLRQEIDVRERQELMSTSCESMTASVHLEPEAAEHADGSNGMTPQRMGDSGYSGSHMSTTVPLSPSTPVGRGPRKQTSLMSKFCKRSASQW